One genomic region from Deltaproteobacteria bacterium encodes:
- a CDS encoding (Fe-S)-binding protein, with product MFTLKFDENLCKTCPTCDCLVKCQYLDLEIDEARKEMMKIIKGGDSFVLQDCVTCYGCEEYCKRGNHPFYLITERREEKGILTAPRAITKQWINIGEPRGKYKLGEIKEKILSFGFMPEFLELVQGRLFDDVMPSYVFGQEFFCNVVYIHFANTSIIKERLPLVIDNFRKLGVQEVVCLHDECYGSFTSLAPAYGIEVPFKPIHYFEYLYNRLQELGDEIRPLKSKVAYQRPCSSRLCPDTHHFVGDIMELIGVDLVERTYQGENALCCGSIFRMMYGYELANDVQKRNIDDMVGHGAEYCVFNCPACLNALATKVAKRGIKPIHIIDLCRMAIGEKPEMEVV from the coding sequence ATGTTTACGCTAAAATTTGATGAAAACCTTTGCAAAACCTGTCCAACCTGTGACTGTCTCGTTAAGTGTCAGTATCTGGATTTGGAGATAGATGAGGCAAGAAAGGAGATGATGAAGATAATTAAAGGAGGGGACTCTTTTGTTTTACAAGATTGTGTGACATGTTACGGATGTGAGGAATATTGCAAAAGAGGGAATCATCCCTTCTATTTAATTACCGAACGGAGAGAGGAAAAGGGTATCCTTACCGCACCGAGGGCCATTACTAAACAGTGGATCAATATAGGAGAACCTCGGGGAAAATATAAGCTGGGAGAGATTAAGGAAAAGATATTGTCCTTCGGTTTTATGCCTGAATTCTTGGAATTAGTTCAGGGGAGGCTCTTTGATGATGTTATGCCCTCGTATGTTTTTGGTCAAGAATTCTTCTGTAATGTTGTTTATATACATTTTGCCAATACCTCGATAATAAAGGAGAGGCTCCCCCTGGTGATCGATAATTTTAGGAAACTGGGTGTCCAAGAGGTTGTGTGTCTACATGACGAGTGTTATGGCTCATTCACCTCACTTGCACCAGCATATGGTATAGAAGTACCTTTTAAACCCATTCATTACTTTGAATATTTGTATAATAGATTGCAAGAATTAGGTGATGAGATAAGGCCTTTAAAAAGTAAAGTGGCCTACCAGAGGCCATGCTCATCTCGACTTTGCCCTGACACACATCATTTTGTAGGGGATATAATGGAATTGATAGGTGTTGATCTGGTCGAGAGAACATATCAAGGAGAAAATGCCCTGTGTTGCGGAAGTATATTTAGAATGATGTATGGTTATGAGCTCGCGAATGACGTACAGAAGAGGAATATAGATGACATGGTAGGGCATGGTGCAGAGTATTGTGTATTTAACTGCCCAGCATGTCTAAATGCCTTGGCCACTAAGGTCGCCAAAAGAGGGATAAAGCCAATCCACATCATTGACCTTTGCAGGATGGCCATAGGCGAAAAACCGGAAATGGAGGTAGTATGA